A portion of the Luxibacter massiliensis genome contains these proteins:
- a CDS encoding acyl-CoA dehydratase activase-related protein — translation MNLNELHTLGIDIGSTTVKIAVLNHDNEVLFSDYERHFANIQETLSDLLGRAIYKLGPIRVSPVITGSGGLTLAKHLGVPFVQEVIAVSTALQDYAPQTDVAIELGGEDAKIIYFEGGNVEQRMNGVCAGGTGSFIDQMASLLQTDASGLNNYAKNYKALYSIAARCGVFAKSDIQPLINEGASKEDLAASIFQAVVNQTISGLACGKPIRGHVAFLGGPLHFLSELRESFVRTLKLDDEHTIAPNHSHLFAAIGSALNSKKEVSVALRELQERLAGKIKMEFEVDRMEPLFSSTEEYESFTQRHAKHQVPVKDLSSYHGKAFLGIDAGSTTTKAALVGEDGTLLYSFYHNNEGDPLGTTIGAIKDIYSQLPSDVEIVHSCSTGYGEALIKAALILDEGEVETVSHYYAASFFEPDVDCILDIGGQDMKCIKIKNQTVDSVQLNEACSSGCGSFIETFAKSLNYSVEDFAQEALYAKNPIDLGTRCTVFMNSKVKQAQKEGAAVADISAGLAYSVIKNALFKVIKVSDASELGNHIVVQGGTFYNNAVLRSFEKIAGCQAIRPDIAGIMGAFGAALIARERYTECEGTTMLPIDEIEALEYSTTMTKCRGCTNNCRMTINHFSGGRKFITGNRCERGLGKENAANVLPNLFEYKSQRYFGYTPLEEKDARRGTIGIPRVLNMYENYPFWFTFFTKLGFCVVLSPASTRKIYELGIESIPSESECYPAKLAHGHVEWLISQGIKHIFYPSVPYERNEFEAANNHYNCPIVTSYPENIKNNMDSIIQGQVDFMHPFLSFQSEETLTYRLTDELSDKFSLSGQEIKDAVHEAWMELSACREDIRRKGEETIQFLDKTGNRGIVLAGRPYHIDPEVNHGLPELINSYNIAVLTEDSVSHLHQVERPLNVMDQWMYHSRLYAAANYVKTKENLDLIQLNSFGCGLDAVTTDEVADILTRSDKIYTSLKIDEVNNLGAARIRVRSLLAAIRVREQHKAKREIRPSSIEKVPFTKEMRTTHTILCPQMSPMHFELLEPAFQASGYKVEVLPNDNKQAVDVGLKYVNNDACYPSLMVVGQIMEAILSGKYDTDKLAVIISQTGGGCRASNYIGFIRRALKKAGYGHIPVISINLSGLEGNPGFKITPALALRGIYGAILGDIFMKCVYRIRPYERIPGTTDALHRKWAEICKEFVSSGYPSRRRFKKLCQDIIQDFDNVETLNIKKPRVGVVGEILVKFLPAANNHLVDLLESEGAEAVVPDLLDFLLYCFYNQNFKVSHLGFKKSKAALGNLGIRALEWFRSPASKAFAKSRHFTPPAHIEDLAKMASEIVSIGNQTGEGWFLTGEMLELIHSGAGNIVCTQPFACLPNHVVGKGVIKELRRRYPHSNVVAIDFDPGASEVNQLNRIKLMLSTANKNLEAVSEESVMPDRQGGHTKAVGKAAVSGI, via the coding sequence ATGAATTTAAATGAATTACATACTTTGGGAATTGACATTGGTTCTACCACCGTTAAGATTGCTGTCCTGAACCATGACAATGAGGTGCTCTTTTCCGACTATGAGCGGCATTTTGCCAATATACAGGAAACCTTGTCTGACCTTTTGGGAAGGGCCATCTATAAATTAGGGCCCATCCGTGTTTCCCCGGTTATCACTGGCTCCGGCGGACTGACCCTTGCAAAACATCTGGGCGTTCCTTTTGTCCAGGAAGTAATCGCTGTGTCCACCGCCCTTCAGGACTATGCCCCCCAGACAGATGTAGCCATTGAGCTGGGCGGGGAAGACGCCAAAATTATTTATTTTGAAGGCGGCAATGTGGAACAGCGCATGAACGGGGTTTGTGCGGGGGGTACCGGCTCCTTTATTGACCAAATGGCTTCCCTGCTCCAGACGGATGCCTCTGGACTGAATAATTATGCGAAGAATTATAAGGCCCTCTATTCTATTGCCGCAAGATGCGGTGTGTTTGCCAAATCTGACATCCAGCCCCTGATCAATGAAGGCGCTTCCAAGGAGGATCTGGCTGCCTCCATTTTTCAGGCTGTCGTCAACCAGACCATCAGCGGCCTGGCATGTGGTAAGCCGATTCGGGGACATGTGGCATTTTTAGGAGGCCCTCTCCATTTTCTTTCAGAACTGCGTGAATCTTTTGTCCGCACACTGAAACTGGACGACGAACATACAATCGCCCCTAACCATTCCCATTTGTTTGCTGCCATTGGATCCGCCCTGAACTCCAAGAAAGAGGTCAGTGTGGCCCTCCGGGAACTGCAGGAAAGGCTGGCGGGAAAAATCAAGATGGAATTTGAGGTTGACCGTATGGAACCTCTGTTTTCCAGCACTGAAGAATATGAGTCCTTTACACAGCGCCATGCAAAGCATCAGGTGCCTGTAAAGGATCTGTCCTCCTACCATGGAAAAGCCTTCCTTGGAATTGATGCAGGATCTACTACAACCAAAGCGGCCCTTGTAGGAGAGGATGGGACTCTGCTTTATTCCTTCTACCACAATAACGAGGGGGATCCCCTGGGAACTACGATTGGCGCCATCAAAGACATATACAGCCAGCTCCCCTCAGATGTGGAGATTGTCCACTCCTGTTCGACTGGCTACGGCGAGGCCCTCATCAAAGCCGCCCTGATACTGGATGAGGGGGAGGTGGAGACTGTCTCCCACTACTATGCGGCTTCTTTCTTTGAGCCGGATGTGGACTGTATCCTGGATATCGGTGGCCAGGATATGAAATGTATTAAAATTAAAAACCAGACTGTTGACAGCGTGCAGTTAAATGAGGCCTGTTCCTCTGGCTGCGGATCCTTTATTGAAACTTTTGCGAAGTCTCTCAACTACTCCGTGGAAGATTTTGCCCAGGAGGCCTTATATGCCAAAAATCCCATAGACTTGGGCACACGCTGTACGGTGTTTATGAATTCCAAAGTAAAACAGGCGCAGAAAGAAGGGGCTGCCGTGGCCGATATTTCCGCAGGACTTGCCTATTCTGTCATTAAGAACGCCCTGTTTAAAGTAATTAAAGTATCCGACGCCTCGGAACTTGGAAACCACATCGTGGTACAAGGCGGTACCTTTTACAACAATGCCGTACTGCGTAGTTTTGAAAAAATTGCCGGCTGCCAGGCCATCCGCCCGGATATTGCCGGTATTATGGGCGCTTTTGGAGCTGCCCTGATTGCCCGGGAGCGCTATACTGAATGTGAGGGTACAACTATGCTCCCCATAGATGAAATTGAAGCTCTGGAATACTCCACAACTATGACCAAATGCAGAGGCTGTACCAATAACTGCCGCATGACCATCAACCATTTCAGCGGCGGGCGTAAGTTTATTACTGGCAACCGCTGTGAGCGCGGACTCGGCAAAGAAAATGCTGCCAATGTGCTGCCAAACCTTTTTGAGTATAAAAGCCAACGCTATTTTGGCTATACTCCACTGGAGGAAAAAGACGCCAGACGAGGGACTATTGGTATCCCCCGGGTACTCAATATGTATGAGAACTACCCCTTCTGGTTTACATTTTTTACAAAATTGGGATTTTGTGTCGTACTTTCCCCGGCGTCCACACGTAAGATTTACGAATTAGGCATTGAGTCCATCCCCAGTGAGTCTGAGTGTTATCCGGCTAAACTGGCCCACGGGCATGTTGAATGGCTGATCAGCCAGGGAATCAAGCATATTTTTTATCCATCAGTCCCCTACGAGCGGAATGAATTTGAGGCTGCCAACAACCACTACAATTGCCCTATTGTCACCTCCTATCCTGAGAATATTAAAAACAATATGGATTCCATTATACAGGGCCAGGTGGACTTCATGCATCCCTTCCTCTCTTTCCAGAGTGAAGAGACTCTTACCTACCGTCTGACAGATGAACTTTCCGATAAGTTTTCTCTTTCTGGCCAGGAGATTAAAGACGCCGTACATGAGGCATGGATGGAACTTTCCGCCTGCAGGGAAGATATACGGCGAAAGGGAGAGGAAACCATTCAGTTCCTGGACAAAACAGGGAACCGGGGAATCGTGCTTGCCGGACGCCCTTACCATATTGACCCCGAGGTAAACCACGGCCTCCCCGAGTTAATTAATTCCTATAATATTGCAGTGCTTACAGAGGATTCTGTCTCCCACCTCCATCAGGTAGAACGGCCTTTGAATGTCATGGATCAATGGATGTACCATTCCAGGCTTTATGCTGCTGCCAATTATGTCAAGACAAAGGAGAATCTGGATCTGATCCAGCTCAACTCCTTCGGCTGCGGCTTGGACGCCGTGACCACTGACGAAGTAGCAGATATTCTGACTCGTTCAGATAAAATCTATACCTCCCTGAAGATTGACGAGGTCAACAACTTAGGGGCAGCCAGGATCCGTGTCCGCTCACTGCTGGCTGCTATACGTGTCAGGGAACAGCATAAGGCCAAGAGAGAGATCAGGCCTTCCTCCATTGAGAAAGTTCCCTTTACAAAGGAGATGCGCACAACCCACACGATTCTCTGCCCCCAGATGTCCCCTATGCATTTCGAGCTTCTCGAGCCGGCCTTCCAGGCTTCAGGCTACAAGGTAGAGGTACTTCCAAATGATAATAAGCAGGCTGTAGACGTGGGGCTGAAATATGTAAACAACGATGCCTGCTATCCTTCCCTTATGGTGGTAGGGCAAATTATGGAGGCCATTTTATCAGGAAAATATGACACAGATAAGCTGGCCGTGATTATCAGCCAGACTGGCGGAGGCTGCCGCGCCTCCAACTATATAGGTTTCATACGCCGGGCGCTGAAGAAAGCCGGTTATGGGCACATTCCTGTTATCTCTATCAACTTAAGCGGCCTGGAGGGGAACCCTGGCTTTAAAATCACCCCTGCCCTGGCCCTGCGCGGAATCTATGGGGCAATATTGGGCGATATTTTTATGAAGTGTGTGTACCGTATCAGGCCCTATGAGAGGATACCTGGGACAACAGATGCGCTGCATAGGAAATGGGCAGAAATTTGTAAGGAATTTGTATCTTCAGGCTATCCTTCCAGGCGCAGATTCAAAAAATTATGCCAGGATATCATACAGGACTTTGATAATGTTGAAACATTGAATATAAAAAAACCCCGGGTAGGGGTGGTAGGGGAAATCCTAGTCAAGTTCCTCCCTGCCGCCAACAACCACCTAGTAGATTTGCTTGAGAGCGAAGGGGCCGAGGCCGTTGTGCCGGATCTCCTTGATTTTTTGCTCTACTGCTTCTACAATCAGAATTTCAAAGTATCACACTTAGGTTTTAAGAAGTCAAAGGCGGCTCTGGGTAATCTGGGAATCCGGGCGCTGGAATGGTTCCGTTCCCCGGCCTCAAAAGCCTTTGCAAAAAGCAGGCATTTTACTCCGCCGGCACATATAGAGGATTTAGCCAAAATGGCCTCTGAAATTGTATCTATAGGGAACCAGACAGGAGAAGGCTGGTTTTTGACCGGTGAGATGCTGGAACTGATCCACAGCGGGGCGGGCAATATTGTGTGTACGCAGCCATTCGCCTGCCTTCCCAACCATGTAGTGGGGAAAGGGGTAATCAAAGAACTGAGGCGCAGGTACCCTCATTCCAATGTGGTTGCCATCGATTTTGATCCGGGAGCCAGCGAGGTCAACCAGCTCAACCGCATTAAACTGATGCTCTCCACGGCAAACAAAAATCTGGAGGCTGTCAGTGAAGAATCCGTCATGCCAGACAGGCAGGGCGGCCACACAAAGGCTGTAGGAAAAGCCGCAGTCAGCGGTATTTAA
- a CDS encoding rhomboid family intramembrane serine protease yields the protein MNWLNKLERRFGRFAVPNLTMYLIGAYIIGYGIYYLVPNLLLWITLEPGLILRGQVWRLVSWVLIPPSGNIITIIIMLLFYYSLGTALERSWGAFRYNVYIFSGIIFTVIGAFLLYFVAGGFQGIYFSTYYINMSIFLAFAASYPDMEILLYFVLPIKIKWMGLVYAAMILYYLVMGNMGTRVAIVASLFNFILFFFSSRNMKPYTPKERARKAQFKRQSRPHMTYPGGARHRCAVCGRTELDNPALEFRFCSKCKGNYEYCQDHLFTHQHVE from the coding sequence TTGAACTGGCTGAATAAATTAGAACGAAGGTTTGGGCGGTTTGCGGTTCCCAACCTGACGATGTATTTAATAGGCGCTTATATTATCGGCTACGGCATTTATTACCTTGTGCCGAACCTGCTTCTGTGGATTACACTGGAACCCGGACTGATACTTAGGGGCCAGGTGTGGCGTCTGGTATCCTGGGTGCTGATCCCGCCCAGCGGTAATATTATAACGATCATTATTATGCTGCTCTTTTATTATTCCCTGGGCACGGCCCTTGAGCGCAGCTGGGGGGCTTTCAGGTATAATGTCTATATTTTTTCGGGGATTATCTTTACTGTTATAGGTGCTTTTCTGCTGTATTTTGTTGCAGGAGGCTTCCAGGGAATTTATTTCAGCACATATTATATTAATATGTCTATATTTTTGGCTTTTGCGGCAAGCTACCCGGACATGGAGATCCTGCTGTATTTTGTCCTGCCTATTAAAATCAAATGGATGGGACTGGTATATGCGGCCATGATTTTATATTATCTGGTTATGGGGAATATGGGGACAAGAGTTGCGATTGTGGCGTCACTTTTTAATTTTATCCTGTTCTTTTTTTCCAGCAGGAATATGAAGCCTTATACGCCCAAAGAAAGGGCGAGGAAGGCACAGTTCAAACGGCAGTCCAGGCCCCATATGACATATCCGGGCGGCGCACGCCACCGGTGTGCAGTCTGTGGGCGGACGGAGTTAGACAACCCTGCCCTGGAATTTCGTTTCTGCTCTAAATGCAAAGGGAATTATGAGTACTGCCAGGATCATTTGTTTACCCACCAACATGTAGAGTAG
- the pyk gene encoding pyruvate kinase produces the protein MKKTKVVCTMGPNTNDRELMRSLIKNGMDVARFNFSHGNHEEHKQRMDMLKQLREEERTNTAILLDTKGPEIRTGLLKDGKKVQLTTGSAFTLTIDEVQGDCNKVSITYPGLVEDVDKGRVILIDDGLIGLEVVGCTEREILCKVINGGELGERKGVNVPNVPVRLPAITDKDKEDIRFGVEQDIDFIAASFVRNAECVLEIKAYLKELNAPYIPIIAKIENVEGIQNIDEIIRAADGIMVARGDLGVEIPAEEVPYLQKMMIQKCNNNFKTVITATQMLDSMIRNPRPTRAEVTDVANAVYDGTDAVMLSGETAQGKYPLEALQMMVHIIENTEQHLDYDLILDKAGDHLKAGVSSAIGYSSVLAAANLHAKCIITPSVTGATARVVSNLKPRQEILGVTPNERTLRRLSIYWGVRPMKSLESSSTEDICSGAIELAMIKQYVESGDVVVLTAGIPSPSLKTERGGISNMMRITTIE, from the coding sequence ATGAAGAAGACAAAAGTAGTATGCACAATGGGACCAAACACAAATGACAGGGAGCTGATGCGCTCTTTAATCAAGAACGGCATGGATGTAGCGCGTTTTAACTTTTCTCACGGCAATCACGAGGAGCACAAGCAGAGGATGGACATGCTCAAGCAGCTTCGGGAGGAGGAGAGGACCAATACCGCTATCCTGCTGGATACAAAGGGGCCTGAAATACGTACGGGCCTTTTGAAGGACGGAAAAAAGGTTCAGCTTACGACAGGTTCTGCTTTTACTCTGACAATCGATGAGGTACAAGGGGACTGCAATAAAGTATCAATCACATACCCGGGGTTGGTAGAAGATGTGGACAAAGGCAGAGTGATACTGATTGATGACGGCCTTATCGGCCTTGAGGTTGTGGGGTGCACAGAAAGGGAGATACTCTGTAAAGTAATCAACGGAGGAGAATTGGGGGAGAGAAAGGGAGTAAATGTACCAAATGTCCCGGTCAGGCTTCCGGCTATTACAGATAAAGATAAAGAAGATATACGCTTTGGGGTGGAGCAGGATATTGATTTTATTGCAGCCTCCTTTGTGAGGAATGCGGAGTGCGTACTGGAAATTAAAGCATATTTAAAAGAATTGAACGCTCCCTATATTCCCATTATAGCTAAAATTGAGAATGTAGAGGGTATACAGAATATTGATGAAATTATCCGGGCAGCAGACGGGATTATGGTGGCCAGGGGGGATCTGGGAGTGGAAATCCCTGCCGAGGAGGTTCCTTATCTGCAGAAAATGATGATTCAAAAATGTAATAATAACTTTAAGACAGTCATTACAGCAACACAGATGTTAGATTCCATGATCCGGAACCCGCGCCCTACAAGGGCTGAGGTGACAGATGTGGCCAACGCAGTGTACGACGGCACAGACGCGGTGATGCTTTCGGGAGAGACCGCCCAGGGCAAATACCCTCTGGAGGCCCTGCAGATGATGGTGCATATTATCGAGAATACAGAACAGCATCTGGATTATGATTTGATTCTGGACAAAGCGGGAGACCATCTGAAGGCCGGCGTTTCCAGCGCCATCGGCTACTCCTCTGTACTGGCTGCGGCCAATCTCCATGCGAAATGCATCATTACCCCTTCTGTGACAGGGGCGACGGCCCGGGTTGTGTCTAATCTGAAGCCGAGACAGGAGATTCTTGGCGTGACCCCTAATGAAAGGACGCTGCGCAGATTGTCCATATACTGGGGGGTGCGTCCCATGAAGTCTTTGGAGTCCAGTTCTACGGAGGATATATGCAGCGGCGCTATTGAATTGGCTATGATCAAACAGTATGTTGAAAGCGGGGACGTGGTTGTGCTGACTGCCGGGATCCCTTCCCCCAGCCTGAAAACGGAAAGAGGCGGCATCAGCAATATGATGAGGATTACCACTATAGAATAG
- a CDS encoding ABC transporter ATP-binding protein, whose protein sequence is MVKRFETRLDKVSYVYDGELENGIFDIQADIKEGEGILLCGKSGCGKTTITKLINGLIPNFDEGEKKGFVYIGMENIDDLPIYKISETVASVFQNPKSQFFNLEPESEIVFSLENMGIPLSEVEKRLKETVSDLGIGHLMTKTMFGMSGGEKQIIAFACAYATNASIIVLDEPSANLDHATTQVIGEIMKKMKAAGKTIIIAEHKISYLKDIVDRVFIIEDGRLTETYGAEIFFGMDDEWRKSHGLRRLRENCGFEPVIKNKIIKNCMGVKRHVLEIKGLTLAYGKEIVNSNLSFRLESGEITALIGGNGIGKSTLSRCICGLHKEESGIILFDGADKNCKQRRKASYIVMQDVNRQLFADSVENECFLGNPKVSREKVTDILMKFNLYGHKDAHPQALSGGQKQRLAVAVAVLSEKDIIVFDEPTSGLDYENMQRVCESLKKLSEEGKTIIIVTHDIELIENVCTRCIELRSNGIYEAFWR, encoded by the coding sequence ATGGTAAAGAGATTTGAAACTAGACTAGATAAAGTAAGCTATGTTTATGATGGTGAATTGGAAAATGGGATCTTTGATATTCAGGCAGACATAAAAGAAGGAGAGGGCATTCTTTTATGTGGTAAAAGTGGATGCGGAAAAACGACTATAACAAAATTAATAAATGGTCTTATTCCGAATTTTGATGAAGGAGAAAAAAAAGGTTTTGTTTATATAGGGATGGAAAATATTGATGATCTTCCTATTTATAAAATATCCGAGACTGTAGCAAGTGTATTTCAAAATCCCAAAAGCCAGTTTTTTAACCTTGAACCGGAAAGCGAGATCGTTTTTTCGCTGGAAAACATGGGAATCCCGTTGAGTGAAGTGGAAAAAAGATTGAAAGAGACAGTCAGTGATCTGGGGATAGGGCATTTGATGACAAAAACGATGTTTGGAATGTCGGGAGGAGAAAAACAGATTATAGCCTTTGCATGTGCATATGCCACGAATGCAAGCATCATTGTTTTAGACGAACCCTCAGCAAATCTGGATCATGCCACAACCCAAGTGATCGGTGAAATAATGAAGAAAATGAAAGCAGCAGGAAAAACAATTATTATTGCTGAACATAAGATCTCCTATTTGAAGGATATTGTAGACAGGGTTTTTATCATCGAGGATGGAAGACTAACTGAAACATATGGGGCAGAAATTTTTTTTGGTATGGATGATGAATGGCGTAAATCACATGGTTTGAGGCGGCTAAGAGAAAACTGCGGATTTGAGCCGGTGATTAAAAATAAAATCATAAAGAACTGTATGGGTGTTAAGAGACATGTTTTGGAAATCAAAGGATTGACGTTGGCATATGGAAAAGAAATAGTGAATTCAAATTTAAGTTTTCGTTTAGAATCAGGAGAAATTACTGCATTAATTGGTGGTAATGGAATAGGAAAATCAACCTTATCCCGTTGTATTTGCGGATTGCATAAAGAGGAAAGCGGCATTATTTTATTTGATGGTGCTGATAAAAATTGTAAGCAGCGGAGAAAGGCTAGTTATATTGTAATGCAGGATGTGAACAGACAGCTTTTTGCAGATAGCGTTGAAAATGAATGTTTTCTCGGCAATCCAAAGGTAAGCCGTGAAAAAGTTACAGATATATTAATGAAATTTAATCTTTATGGCCATAAAGATGCACACCCACAGGCGTTATCCGGAGGGCAAAAGCAAAGGCTGGCAGTGGCCGTTGCTGTACTGTCTGAAAAAGATATTATAGTTTTTGACGAACCGACCAGTGGTTTGGATTACGAAAATATGCAGAGGGTGTGTGAATCGTTAAAAAAACTATCTGAAGAAGGCAAAACTATAATTATAGTTACACATGATATTGAATTGATCGAAAACGTATGCACAAGATGTATTGAATTGAGGAGTAATGGTATCTATGAAGCTTTCTGGCGGTGA